A genomic window from Silene latifolia isolate original U9 population chromosome 11, ASM4854445v1, whole genome shotgun sequence includes:
- the LOC141611135 gene encoding putative disease resistance protein RGA1 isoform X1, with product MKNKTKTQRDHSFPTIMDLSTTLSLVQTILTAIQTLGLMQSVCSISYCKSELDDLQNTVQTVRAVLEDADAKQDLLSSQEKNYIQELKDAVYDADDVLDEFLTLAKQKQLRSNKVISFFFRFKLLIHRLSSKVKMVNDKLNKIATKSDKFSFKVDCKPMKFTKEETSSFICDKIIGREEDVEKIIGVLLGSHTIDHPNVSLLAIMGMGGLGKTALAQLVFNDPRITEAFQLKRWTCIADQDEQQWSLKAFIRKVVKGPSIDDKSSLEEIHHEVKKQLGGRKYLLILDDVWTESYDQWQQFEGYLKVGGRGSWIIVTTRSKTTAQMIAGDQMHELRGLSESDSWHLFERMAFQAEERDDELVKLGKEIVKKCTNVPLAIRVVGSLLHGQSKSKWLSFHEKGLDSLGENNDTITRILKLSYDQLNPSLKACFAYCAIFPKDWRISKQLLIQLWMAQGYINSENLGEDYFLILLQRCFFQDMYEDEIRKIVWFKIHDLLHDLAEKVAGGEICRMSFDTSSVGKRVRHVSFAPHMSFDTSSVSDSYAQHIFNNTHIRTSLQLEGYFEECRVDQLLASSKAILKWTCLRSLDLSYSKAKSLPKSIGKLLHLRSLDLSYNRDLKVLPKSITKLVNLQTLNLYNCNSLKQLPADVSKLVDLSTLDIVGCHALSYMPMPAGIGMLTNLQTLCQFVVGARPGSTSKQCFNGLKDLCHLNKLKGSLSIQIAVLKNAKFVKEKHGGGGYLWSKEHLETIVINFRRGEEYGSMESEQALLEEMQPHHDIKTLELNGYHGETIQRWPGKRDNSVSFDFPNLVSLKIQDCSKLLYLPWQIGKLPYLKTLDILNLSNMEYVMDGDSEILVLGEGSSFFPCLNKLEISKLPKLKGWWRRSELGSHVVHLNNSASSQEGQVEWVSSPCFSLLKNLTIEYCEKMVFVPFCPQHEHLVIYDFRRTMTFTPCHQPPLSYPKLKRLEINNLEWLKSMPIEYSQFLVQIRILSDERIESLGEVRELFQAGLLSSLRTLIIGSCPKLKSMGGWLEHLSGLENLHIHNCPDVELGLMSWHNIAATLQFLALDGINKMEELPEGMQYCTSLRDIIIVDLPKPKSVPKWMPKLTSLQKLHIGWCSESFSERCQQPNGEDWPLIQHISNLRVT from the coding sequence aaaaacaaaacaaaaactcaGAGAGATCATTCCTTTCCCACAATCATGGATCTTTCAACAACGTTGTCTTTAGTTCAAACTATCCTTACTGCTATCCAAACTTTGGGTCTGATGCAGTCAGTGTGCTCCATCTCTTACTGCAAATCCGAGCTTGATGATCTCCAGAACACTGTCCAAACCGTCAGAGCTGTTCTTGAGGATGCTGATGCCAAGCAGGACTTGCTCAGCAGCCAGGAGAAGAATTACATTCAAGAGCTCAAAGATGCTGTTTACGACGCTGATGATGTGTTAGATGAGTTCCTAACCCTTGCCAAACAGAAGCAACTCAGAAGCAACAAGGTGATCTCCTTTTTTTTCCGGTTTAAGCTTCTTATTCACAGACTATCAAGTAAAGTCAAAATGGTTAACGACAAGTTGAACAAAATTGCCACTAAGAGTGATAAGTTTAGTTTTAAGGTTGACTGTAAACCTATGAAATTTACAAAGGAGGAGACTTCTTCTTTTATATGTGATAAAATCATCGGAAGGGAGGAAGATGTGGAGAAGATTATAGGTGTCTTGTTGGGTTCTCACACTATTGATCATCCAAATGTTTCTTTGCTTGCCATTATGGGGATGGGAGGTTTAGGAAAAACCGCTCTTGCCCAACTTGTGTTTAACGATCCTAGGATCACTGAGGCATTCCAACTAAAGAGATGGACTTGCATTGCTGATCAGGATGAACAGCAGTGGAGCTTGAAAGCGTTTATAAGGAAAGTGGTGAAAGGACCATCCATTGATGATAAGTCGTCTTTGGAGGAGATACATCATGAAGTTAAGAAGCAACTAGGAGGGAGAAAATATTTGCTCATCTTAGATGACGTGTGGACTGAAAGTTATGATCAATGGCAGCAGTTTGAAGGGTATTTGAAGGTAGGGGGAAGGGGGAGTTGGATAATTGTAACCACGCGTTCAAAAACAACTGCCCAAATGATTGCAGGTGATCAAATGCATGAGTTGCGAGGTTTGTCAGAATCCGATTCATGGCATTTGTTTGAAAGGATGGCGTTTCAAGCAGAAGAAAGAGATGATGAACTAGTTAAACTTGGCAAAGAAATTGTTAAAAAGTGCACCAATGTCCCCCTTGCTATTAGAGTGGTAGGAAGTCTTCTGCATGGTCAATCCAAGTCTAAGTGGCTGTCATTTCATGAAAAAGGGTTAGACTCTCTTGGTGAAAATAATGATACAATAACCCGCATACTGAAGTTAAGTTATGATCAACTCAACCCTTCTTTGAAAGCTTGTTTTGCGTACTGTGCTATCTTTCCCAAGGATTGGCGGATTAGTAAGCAACTGTTGATTCAACTTTGGATGGCACAAGGCTACATTAATTCAGAGAATTTGGGCGAGGACTACTTTCTTATATTGCTTCAAAGGTGTTTTTTCCAAGATATGTATGAGGATGAAATCAGGAAGATTGTATGGTTTAAGATACACGATCTTTTGCATGATCTTGCTGAAAAAGTAGCAGGCGGAGAAATTTGTAGGATGAGTTTTGATACTTCCAGTGTGGGTAAACGAGTTCGCCATGTCTCTTTTGCACCACATATGAGTTTTGATACTTCCAGTGTGAGTGACTCTTATGCACAACATATCTTCAATAATACTCATATTCGTACGTCGCTTCAACTTGAGGGTTATTTTGAGGAGTGTAGAGTGGACCAATTACTAGCAAGTAGTAAAGCAATACTGAAATGGACATGCTTAAGGTCTTTAGATTTGAGTTATTCAAAGGCCAAAAGTTTACCAAAATCAATAGGTAAACTGTTGCATCTGAGGAGTTTAGACCTCTCATACAATCGTGATCTGAAAGTTCTTCCAAAGTCAATAACAAAGCTAGTAAATCTCCAaactttgaatttatataattgtaACAGTTTAAAACAACTCCCAGCTGATGTGAGCAAGCTAGTTGATCTAAGCACCTTAGATATAGTTGGCTGTCATGCACTGAGTTATATGCCAATGCCGGCAGGCATAGGTATGTTGACCAATCTGCAAACTTTATGCCAATTTGTGGTTGGTGCTCGACCAGGTTCAACTTCAAAGCAATGTTTTAATGGGTTGAAAGACCTATGTCACCTGAATAAATTAAAAGGGAGTTTGAGTATTCAAATTGCAGTACTTAAGAATGCAAAATTTGTGAAGGAAAAACATGGCGGGGGAGGCTATTTATGGAGTAAGGAACACCTAGAGACTATTGTCATTAACTTTAGACGCGGGGAGGAGTATGGAAGCATGGAGTCTGAGCAAGCACTACTGGAAGAGATGCAGCCTCATCATGATATCAAGACGTTGGAGTTGAATGGGTATCATGGTGAGACGATACAGAGATGGCCAGGGAAGAGGGATAACTCGGTGTCGTTTGATTTCCCTAATCTTGTCTCTTTGAAGATCCAAGATTGCAGCAAGCTGCTCTATCTGCCTTGGCAGATTGGGAAACTTCCCTACCTTAAAACGCTAGATATTCTGAATTTGTCGAATATGGAGTATGTCATGGATGGAGACTCAGAAATACTTGTCTTGGGTGAAGGATCATCCTTTTTTCCCTGCCTCAATAAGCTTGAGATTTCTAAGTTGCCCAAGTTAAAAGGATGGTGGCGTAGATCAGAATTAGGGTCACATGTGGTCCATCTTAATAACAGTGCAAGCAGCCAAGAAGGACAAGTAGAGTGGGTATCATCTCCCTGTTTTTCTCTACTAAAGAATCTCACTATAGAATATTGTGAAAAGATGGTGTTTGTTCCTTTTTGTCCGCAACACGAGCATCTCGTAATATATGATTTCAGAAGAACTATGACGTTCACACCTTGTCACCAGCCACCGTTGTCATATCCGAAATTGAAGAGACTGGAAATCAACAATTTGGAGTGGCTGAAATCAATGCCAATCGAGTACTCTCAATTTCTTGTACAGATACGTATACTGAGTGATGAGAGAATAGAGAGCTTGGGAGAAGTAAGGGAGTTGTTTCAGGCCGGTTTGTTGTCTTCCCTGCGAACCCTAATCATTGGAAGTTGCCCCAAACTTAAGAGCATGGGAGGATGGTTGGAGCATCTTTCTGGCCTGGAGAATTTGCATATACATAACTGTCCAGACGTGGAGTTGGGTTTGATGTCATGGCATAACATTGCTGCTACCCTTCAATTCTTGGCATTGGATGGAATTAATAAGATGGAGGAATTGCCAGAGGGGATGCAGTACTGCACTTCCCTCCGTGATATTATCATTGTGGATTTACCCAAACCGAAATCTGTGCCAAAATGGATGCCCAAACTCACCTCTCTCCAGAAACTCCACATTGGGTGGTGTTCCGAGAGTTTCAGTGAAAGATGCCAACAACCGAATGGGGAGGACTGGCCTCTCATCCAACACATCTCAAATCTTAGAGTGACGTAG
- the LOC141611135 gene encoding putative disease resistance protein RGA1 isoform X2, with the protein MDLSTTLSLVQTILTAIQTLGLMQSVCSISYCKSELDDLQNTVQTVRAVLEDADAKQDLLSSQEKNYIQELKDAVYDADDVLDEFLTLAKQKQLRSNKVISFFFRFKLLIHRLSSKVKMVNDKLNKIATKSDKFSFKVDCKPMKFTKEETSSFICDKIIGREEDVEKIIGVLLGSHTIDHPNVSLLAIMGMGGLGKTALAQLVFNDPRITEAFQLKRWTCIADQDEQQWSLKAFIRKVVKGPSIDDKSSLEEIHHEVKKQLGGRKYLLILDDVWTESYDQWQQFEGYLKVGGRGSWIIVTTRSKTTAQMIAGDQMHELRGLSESDSWHLFERMAFQAEERDDELVKLGKEIVKKCTNVPLAIRVVGSLLHGQSKSKWLSFHEKGLDSLGENNDTITRILKLSYDQLNPSLKACFAYCAIFPKDWRISKQLLIQLWMAQGYINSENLGEDYFLILLQRCFFQDMYEDEIRKIVWFKIHDLLHDLAEKVAGGEICRMSFDTSSVGKRVRHVSFAPHMSFDTSSVSDSYAQHIFNNTHIRTSLQLEGYFEECRVDQLLASSKAILKWTCLRSLDLSYSKAKSLPKSIGKLLHLRSLDLSYNRDLKVLPKSITKLVNLQTLNLYNCNSLKQLPADVSKLVDLSTLDIVGCHALSYMPMPAGIGMLTNLQTLCQFVVGARPGSTSKQCFNGLKDLCHLNKLKGSLSIQIAVLKNAKFVKEKHGGGGYLWSKEHLETIVINFRRGEEYGSMESEQALLEEMQPHHDIKTLELNGYHGETIQRWPGKRDNSVSFDFPNLVSLKIQDCSKLLYLPWQIGKLPYLKTLDILNLSNMEYVMDGDSEILVLGEGSSFFPCLNKLEISKLPKLKGWWRRSELGSHVVHLNNSASSQEGQVEWVSSPCFSLLKNLTIEYCEKMVFVPFCPQHEHLVIYDFRRTMTFTPCHQPPLSYPKLKRLEINNLEWLKSMPIEYSQFLVQIRILSDERIESLGEVRELFQAGLLSSLRTLIIGSCPKLKSMGGWLEHLSGLENLHIHNCPDVELGLMSWHNIAATLQFLALDGINKMEELPEGMQYCTSLRDIIIVDLPKPKSVPKWMPKLTSLQKLHIGWCSESFSERCQQPNGEDWPLIQHISNLRVT; encoded by the coding sequence ATGGATCTTTCAACAACGTTGTCTTTAGTTCAAACTATCCTTACTGCTATCCAAACTTTGGGTCTGATGCAGTCAGTGTGCTCCATCTCTTACTGCAAATCCGAGCTTGATGATCTCCAGAACACTGTCCAAACCGTCAGAGCTGTTCTTGAGGATGCTGATGCCAAGCAGGACTTGCTCAGCAGCCAGGAGAAGAATTACATTCAAGAGCTCAAAGATGCTGTTTACGACGCTGATGATGTGTTAGATGAGTTCCTAACCCTTGCCAAACAGAAGCAACTCAGAAGCAACAAGGTGATCTCCTTTTTTTTCCGGTTTAAGCTTCTTATTCACAGACTATCAAGTAAAGTCAAAATGGTTAACGACAAGTTGAACAAAATTGCCACTAAGAGTGATAAGTTTAGTTTTAAGGTTGACTGTAAACCTATGAAATTTACAAAGGAGGAGACTTCTTCTTTTATATGTGATAAAATCATCGGAAGGGAGGAAGATGTGGAGAAGATTATAGGTGTCTTGTTGGGTTCTCACACTATTGATCATCCAAATGTTTCTTTGCTTGCCATTATGGGGATGGGAGGTTTAGGAAAAACCGCTCTTGCCCAACTTGTGTTTAACGATCCTAGGATCACTGAGGCATTCCAACTAAAGAGATGGACTTGCATTGCTGATCAGGATGAACAGCAGTGGAGCTTGAAAGCGTTTATAAGGAAAGTGGTGAAAGGACCATCCATTGATGATAAGTCGTCTTTGGAGGAGATACATCATGAAGTTAAGAAGCAACTAGGAGGGAGAAAATATTTGCTCATCTTAGATGACGTGTGGACTGAAAGTTATGATCAATGGCAGCAGTTTGAAGGGTATTTGAAGGTAGGGGGAAGGGGGAGTTGGATAATTGTAACCACGCGTTCAAAAACAACTGCCCAAATGATTGCAGGTGATCAAATGCATGAGTTGCGAGGTTTGTCAGAATCCGATTCATGGCATTTGTTTGAAAGGATGGCGTTTCAAGCAGAAGAAAGAGATGATGAACTAGTTAAACTTGGCAAAGAAATTGTTAAAAAGTGCACCAATGTCCCCCTTGCTATTAGAGTGGTAGGAAGTCTTCTGCATGGTCAATCCAAGTCTAAGTGGCTGTCATTTCATGAAAAAGGGTTAGACTCTCTTGGTGAAAATAATGATACAATAACCCGCATACTGAAGTTAAGTTATGATCAACTCAACCCTTCTTTGAAAGCTTGTTTTGCGTACTGTGCTATCTTTCCCAAGGATTGGCGGATTAGTAAGCAACTGTTGATTCAACTTTGGATGGCACAAGGCTACATTAATTCAGAGAATTTGGGCGAGGACTACTTTCTTATATTGCTTCAAAGGTGTTTTTTCCAAGATATGTATGAGGATGAAATCAGGAAGATTGTATGGTTTAAGATACACGATCTTTTGCATGATCTTGCTGAAAAAGTAGCAGGCGGAGAAATTTGTAGGATGAGTTTTGATACTTCCAGTGTGGGTAAACGAGTTCGCCATGTCTCTTTTGCACCACATATGAGTTTTGATACTTCCAGTGTGAGTGACTCTTATGCACAACATATCTTCAATAATACTCATATTCGTACGTCGCTTCAACTTGAGGGTTATTTTGAGGAGTGTAGAGTGGACCAATTACTAGCAAGTAGTAAAGCAATACTGAAATGGACATGCTTAAGGTCTTTAGATTTGAGTTATTCAAAGGCCAAAAGTTTACCAAAATCAATAGGTAAACTGTTGCATCTGAGGAGTTTAGACCTCTCATACAATCGTGATCTGAAAGTTCTTCCAAAGTCAATAACAAAGCTAGTAAATCTCCAaactttgaatttatataattgtaACAGTTTAAAACAACTCCCAGCTGATGTGAGCAAGCTAGTTGATCTAAGCACCTTAGATATAGTTGGCTGTCATGCACTGAGTTATATGCCAATGCCGGCAGGCATAGGTATGTTGACCAATCTGCAAACTTTATGCCAATTTGTGGTTGGTGCTCGACCAGGTTCAACTTCAAAGCAATGTTTTAATGGGTTGAAAGACCTATGTCACCTGAATAAATTAAAAGGGAGTTTGAGTATTCAAATTGCAGTACTTAAGAATGCAAAATTTGTGAAGGAAAAACATGGCGGGGGAGGCTATTTATGGAGTAAGGAACACCTAGAGACTATTGTCATTAACTTTAGACGCGGGGAGGAGTATGGAAGCATGGAGTCTGAGCAAGCACTACTGGAAGAGATGCAGCCTCATCATGATATCAAGACGTTGGAGTTGAATGGGTATCATGGTGAGACGATACAGAGATGGCCAGGGAAGAGGGATAACTCGGTGTCGTTTGATTTCCCTAATCTTGTCTCTTTGAAGATCCAAGATTGCAGCAAGCTGCTCTATCTGCCTTGGCAGATTGGGAAACTTCCCTACCTTAAAACGCTAGATATTCTGAATTTGTCGAATATGGAGTATGTCATGGATGGAGACTCAGAAATACTTGTCTTGGGTGAAGGATCATCCTTTTTTCCCTGCCTCAATAAGCTTGAGATTTCTAAGTTGCCCAAGTTAAAAGGATGGTGGCGTAGATCAGAATTAGGGTCACATGTGGTCCATCTTAATAACAGTGCAAGCAGCCAAGAAGGACAAGTAGAGTGGGTATCATCTCCCTGTTTTTCTCTACTAAAGAATCTCACTATAGAATATTGTGAAAAGATGGTGTTTGTTCCTTTTTGTCCGCAACACGAGCATCTCGTAATATATGATTTCAGAAGAACTATGACGTTCACACCTTGTCACCAGCCACCGTTGTCATATCCGAAATTGAAGAGACTGGAAATCAACAATTTGGAGTGGCTGAAATCAATGCCAATCGAGTACTCTCAATTTCTTGTACAGATACGTATACTGAGTGATGAGAGAATAGAGAGCTTGGGAGAAGTAAGGGAGTTGTTTCAGGCCGGTTTGTTGTCTTCCCTGCGAACCCTAATCATTGGAAGTTGCCCCAAACTTAAGAGCATGGGAGGATGGTTGGAGCATCTTTCTGGCCTGGAGAATTTGCATATACATAACTGTCCAGACGTGGAGTTGGGTTTGATGTCATGGCATAACATTGCTGCTACCCTTCAATTCTTGGCATTGGATGGAATTAATAAGATGGAGGAATTGCCAGAGGGGATGCAGTACTGCACTTCCCTCCGTGATATTATCATTGTGGATTTACCCAAACCGAAATCTGTGCCAAAATGGATGCCCAAACTCACCTCTCTCCAGAAACTCCACATTGGGTGGTGTTCCGAGAGTTTCAGTGAAAGATGCCAACAACCGAATGGGGAGGACTGGCCTCTCATCCAACACATCTCAAATCTTAGAGTGACGTAG
- the LOC141611136 gene encoding uncharacterized protein LOC141611136, with the protein MPMPAGIGMLTSLQTLRKFVVGARPGSSSKHCFNGLEDLQHLNKLKGTLKIEIEVLINAKFVKEEHGGGAYLRSKEHLETIVINFRRGMEYGSKESEQALLEEMQPHHDIKTLELNGYHGETIPRWPGRVDNSASFDYPNLVTLKINDCSELLYLPWQIGKLPYLKTLQISELLNIEYVADAVSETFVLGEGSSFFPSLHDLKIFRLPKLKGWRRRSESGSQVINPNDSGISGEAHVEWESSPCFPVLKKLSIESCDKMMLVPLCPQLEHFVIRDFRGAISVTPCYQPPSSYLKLKKLETNNLEWLKSMSIKFTKFLSKIEIGFDMRLESLGEVKELFPAFLLSSLRTLYISNCPKLKSVGGWLEHLSALESLCIRECPKVELGGISWRNLAATLQTLFLKKFVEMEELPDGIQYCISLRSLSIWDCPKLKYLPKWMPKLTSVQTVELLYCSESLMERCQQPNGEDWPLI; encoded by the coding sequence ATGCCAATGCCGGCAGGCATAGGTATGTTGACCTCTCTGCAAACTCTACGGAAATTTGTGGTGGGTGCTCGACCAGGTTCAAGCTCAAAGCACTGTTTTAATGGGTTGGAAGACCTACAACACCTGAATAAATTAAAAGGGACATTGAAGATTGAAATAGAAGTGCTTATTAATGCAAAATTTGTGAAGGAGGAACATGGCGGGGGAGCCTATCTAAGGAGTAAGGAACACCTAGAGACAATTGTTATTAACTTTAGACGGGGAATGGAGTATGGAAGCAAGGAGTCTGAACAAGCACTGCTCGAAGAGATGCAGCCTCATCATGATATCAAGACGTTGGAGTTGAATGGGTATCATGGTGAGACAATACCGAGATGGCCAGGGAGGGTGGATAACTCGGCATCGTTTGATTACCCTAATCTTGTCACTTTGAAGATCAACGATTGCAGTGAGCTGCTCTATCTGCCTTGGCAGATTGGGAAACTTCCCTACCTTAAAACGCTACAGATTTCTGAATTGTTGAATATAGAGTATGTGGCGGATGCGGTCTCAGAAACATTTGTCTTAGGTGAAGGATCATCCTTCTTTCCCAGCCTCCATGACCTTAAGATTTTTCGTTTGCCTAAGTTAAAAGGATGGCGGCGGAGATCGGAATCAGGATCGCAAGTCATCAACCCTAATGACAGTGGGATCAGCGGAGAGGCACATGTAGAGTGGGAATCATCTCCCTGTTTTCCTGTACTAAAGAAGCTCAGTATAGAAAGTTGTGACAAGATGATGTTGGTTCCTTTATGTCCGCAACTCGAGCATTTTGTAATACGGGATTTCAGAGGAGCTATAAGTGTTACACCTTGTTATCAGCCACCGTCGTCATATCTGAAATTGAAGAAGCTGGAAACCAACAACTTGGAGTGGCTGAAATCAATGTCTATTAAGTTCACTAAGTTTCTTTCAAAGATAGAAATAGGGTTTGATATGAGATTGGAGAGCTTGGGAGAAGTAAAGGAGTTGTTTCCGGCCTTTTTGTTGTCTTCTTTGCGAACCCTCTACATCAGCAATTGCCCAAAACTTAAGAGCGTGGGAGGATGGTTGGAGCATCTTTCTGCCTTGGAGAGTTTGTGTATACGAGAGTGTCCAAAAGTGGAGTTGGGTGGGATATCATGGCGTAACCTTGCTGCTACCCTTCAAACCCTGTTTTTGAAGAAATTTGTAGAGATGGAGGAATTGCCAGATGGGATACAGTACTGCATTTCCCTCCGATCTCTTTCCATTTGGGATTGTCCCAAATTGAAATACCTGCCGAAGTGGATGCCCAAACTCACCTCTGTCCAAACAGTCGAGCTTTTGTATTGTTCCGAGAGTCTCATGGAAAGATGCCAACAGCCCAATGGGGAGGACTGGCCCCTCATCTGA